A single region of the Anticarsia gemmatalis isolate Benzon Research Colony breed Stoneville strain chromosome 19, ilAntGemm2 primary, whole genome shotgun sequence genome encodes:
- the LOC142981037 gene encoding uncharacterized protein LOC142981037, protein MLWRALLAAIAISCTFPREINAQLHDLDPTRLVQIKDVVCVLLLGGIQKEDLDADTLDKLRRHNVNIHDMNNESMRQGCLLKSLLDIDYKNQETEMKENQNDTSVIPLKKPNYTEGFNVMDVQTSKITIPENNHIDTNLRRQTQEYKPQTFIVTAQTNTIDNKQNITQDKEENKDLTTVYLKNQSLENVLKFWSKFTRKAEPMTEATITTPYTIIETTTPNIIHENKGYVHSKETDYVSRIIAEYLATQTVPTTTQIATTKMEEIDLISSKIKELLSQNSKNEIDPMNILLSLQNTVLLKPKTDVVNPMVALETKKDISNKNTRRFSDISEFTRLIQMKNEVTSEKTQHVPDQVTLNDNFVNTIRDQVTHINFKPSSFDKLRDPKQESLAMTIYEGVDQKQRALKYLDDMLRLHKELNTNPPIFTTTTRKPLITYEEQEILERLKHFQYKTEESNTVRDTSPVANFVKEPVNVVSSDVIQAIAEKVKEIVIKDIKKEITTEAVSSPATTASTASTTVSTTTASVATTPSTIASTIVTTTTETPTTAKKEANERNQVLDTLIKMFKEFNSIKDTTKAAAALKTTLVEAPTTIRSLPSSSLYLSPISPFKPYNLGPTVSNIEPLKAKPYNKLVPIPIIQTDRGIQEVPYIPQTNFYKQLEYRPPPVMFQTNSAEIRPLAVEVHKQSVINQEILVTTQNPYEKQKGEELDRQSKQRFEKFAEILGKRDESNRLKDELSFDDLTMKLRIAENAKNDYKESLKERIQKLKEKLKLAQDRKDKTSELIRPQDSDHRASSSLVEASLHSEVNHDRSEDTIYRDTLNRLLNNNIHEFYKHTRPDKQYRPVDLNHRAVLNRPSLDSETRNRPRDRDRLNKDVLSQLTDSDRQELINSLLKYTAPDAVRRPVVKHENRYSEVFPRLDNTRQRPMYRGPKFHEKLERLDWSGSNYKPLGKMTTENCCDIIAARQQKPLAKMKKRSKYDDSHFRNFLKSQQKVTDMLERILASKNKSGPRSVETT, encoded by the exons ATGTTGTGGCGCGCCTTACTCGCCGCTATCGCGATATCATGTACGTTCCCTCGTGAAATAAACGCGCAACTACACGATCTGGACCCTACGCGCTTAGTCCAGATAAAAG ATGTGGTATGTGTGTTGTTGTTGGGTGGTATACAAAAGGAGGACCTGGACGCCGACACGTTGGACAAACTCCGCCGGCACAATGTAAACATACATGATATGAAcaatga GAGTATGCGGCAAGGATGTTTGTTGAAATCACTATTGGATATTGATTATAAAAATCAGGAAACAGAAATGAAAGAGAATCAGAATGACACATCCGTGATACCTTTAAAGAAACCAA ATTACACTGAAGGATTTAACGTAATGGATGTCCAAACATCAAAGATAACAATACCAGAAAATAATCACATTGATACTAACTTAAGACGTCAAACCCAAGAATATAAACCGCAAACTTTTATTGTTACCGCACAAACCAACACTATtgacaacaaacaaaatataacacaagATAAAGAAGAAAACAAGGACTTAACTACTGTGTATCTTAAAAATCAATCATTGGAAAACGTTCTGAAATTTTGGAGCAAGTTTACTAGGAAAGCCGAGCCCATGACCGAAGCTACTATTACAACACCTTATACGATTATTGAAACAACTACACCAAATATAATCCACGAAAATAAAGGCTACGTACATTCTAAAGAAACTGATTATGTGAGTAGAATTATAGCAGAATACCTCGCAACACAAACTGTACCGACCACCACACAAATAGCTACAACAAAAATGGAAGAAATAGATTTAATATCTTCAAAAATCAAAGAACTTTTATCTCAAAATTCCAAAAACGAAATAGACCCTATGAATATTCTACTAAGTCTTCAAAATACTGTGTTATTAAAACCGAAAACTGACGTGGTAAACCCTATGGTTGCTTTGGAAACTAAAAAAGatatttcgaataaaaataCTCGAAGGTTTAGCGATATATCAGAATTTACTAGACTGATACAAATGAAGAATGAAGTAACTTCGGAGAAAACGCAACATGTACCGGATCAAGTAACACTTAATGATAATTTTGTCAACACAATTCGGGATCAAGTGACTCATATAAATTTTAAGCCATCATCGTTTGATAAATTAAGAGATCCTAAGCAAGAATCGTTGGCAATGACGATATACGAGGGTGTGGATCAAAAGCAAAGAGCTCTGAAATACTTAGACGATATGCTTCGTCTACACAAAGAGTTAAACACTAACCCGCCTATTTTTACAACGACTACACGAAAACCACTGATAACTTATGAAGAACAAGAAATACTAGAaagattaaaacattttcaatacaaaactgAAGAAAGTAATACAGTTAGAGATACCAGTCCAGTTGCAAATTTTGTGAAAGAACCAGTGAA TGTGGTATCAAGTGATGTGATTCAAGCAATAGCCGAGAAGGTGAAGGAGATAGTAATAAAGGATATAAAGAAGGAGATCACTACAGAGGCGGTCAGTTCACCAGCGACTACGGCTAGCACAGCTAGTACAACTGTTTCAACGACTACTGCATCTGTGGCAACTACGCCTAGTACTATCGCTTCGACTATTGTGACAACTACCACAG AAACACCAACAACAGCTAAAAAAGAAGCGAACGAAAGAAACCAAGTACTAGacacattaataaaaatgttcaaagaATTTAATTCTATCAAAGATACAACAAAAGCAGCAGCAGCGTTAAAAACTACATTGGTTGAGGCACCAACGACCATTCGAAGCCTGCCGTCCTCATCTTTGTATCTGTCGCCAATTAGCCCTTTCAAGCCATATAATTTAGGGCCTACAGTTTCAAACATAGAGCCACTTAAAGCGAAACCTTACAACAAATTAGTGCCAATACCTATTATCCAGACGGACAGGGGTATACAAGAAGTACCCTATATCCCACAAACGAACTTTTACAAGCAATTAGAATACCGCCCGCCTCCGGTGATGTTTCAAACCAATTCGGCCGAAATTCGACCTCTGGCTGTAGAAGTACACAAACAAAGTGTCATCAACCAAGAAATATTAGTCACAACTCAGAATCCTTACGAGAAACAAAAAGGAGAAGAACTGGATAGACAAAGTAAACAGCGATTTGAGAAATTCGCAGAAATATTGGGTAAAAGAGATGAAAGCAATCGGTTAAAAGACGAATTGAGTTTTGACGATCTAACGATGAAACTGCGTATAGCAGAGAACGCGAAGAATGATTATAAAGAATCTCTTAAAGAAAGAATACAGAAACTAAAAGAGAAGTTGAAATTAGCTCAAGATCGCAAAGACAAAACTTCTGAGTTGATTCGTCCACAAGATTCGGATCACAGAGCCAGTTCCAGCCTCGTGGAAGCAAGTCTCCACTCTGAAGTAAACCACGACCGATCAGAAGATACAATCTATCGTGACACCTTAAATCGtcttttaaataacaacatCCATGAATTCTATAAACATACCCGACCGGACAAGCAATATCGCCCGGTAGATTTGAACCATCGCGCGGTATTAAATCGCCCAAGCTTAGATTCAGAAACCAGAAATCGTCCAAGAGACCGAGATCGTTTAAATAAAGATGTTTTGAGTCAATTAACGGATTCAGATAGACAGGAACTGATAAATagtttacttaaatatacaGCTCCAGATGCAGTACGAAGACCAGTGGTCAAGCATGAAAACCGGTATTCGGAGGTGTTCCCGAGACTTGATAATACACGTCAACGTCCTATGTACAGAGGACCGAAATTTCACGAAAAACTCGAACGACTAGATTGGAGTGGGAGTAACTACAAACCTTTGGGCAAAATGACAACAGAGAACTGCTGCGATATAATAGCTGCCAGACAACAAAAGCCTCTAGCAAAGATGAAAAAACGTTCAAAATACGATGACTCCCACTTCAGGAATTTCTTGAAGTCTCAGCAGAAGGTGACGGATATGCTGGAGAGGATATTGGCTTCGAAAAATAAATCTGGACCGCGTAGTGTTGAAACTACGTAG